One genomic window of Sulfurovum lithotrophicum includes the following:
- a CDS encoding putative bifunctional diguanylate cyclase/phosphodiesterase — protein MNFLKKLLYFKTYRELKPEVLQNLFSSIGRTVIPLIMLETILLFMLLPSMGKIMYLWYVAIFSLSISRLYDGYQYRGNLKKHSLEYWHKQFIIKAWGTAFLLGCLALFTIPNLSEYYQLFVFMILIGISGGAVVSLSSDHRMAIGYIMILLLPVAVEMLLLQTWNTVIIGLLLILYFITLTNMVFHGYDTNLLMDRKNEEIAKVQSELQTKQEMLALFFEQAPIGIFTYNTDLVITDCNQAFLDLFALQKEEIIGRSLSQLPDNSPVRPAKKALTEGPQTYVGPYMSIKGFNYWIEAKSAPLYSREKKVIGGLILIEDKTKEHNAIKELEYNAMHDSLTSLNNRRGFIDFMEKMVSMAEHQRYYSILFYMDLNQFKYINDSLGHSFGDKLLVAVAERLKQLVDAHNNLTRMGGDEFIIVAPFIDELPDKTKNRAEEYVKKIEKSFNEPFILDDVLLHVRTSIGVVIIEPGFNDIEEIVRHADVSMYQAKKHGHDFISYYNKALDEERKKVFNLQHELISALHDNALELYYQPIVKIKDDSLHAAEALIRWEHPVQGLVMPEDFIPVAIESGIIVEVGWWVLETVCRQIKEWKEVGRWKVNYISININAKQLLKNNFAQTFLDKLTEYGVNSSDIKIEITETSLIDNFEMTQDVIVELQQSGIRCVIDDFGTGYSSLSYLKKLSFSVLKIDREFMSGLVDDEESIALMRTMISIGKQLHYNVIIEGIENATQRDILREIDNTLSYQGYVISPPLPEEEFTEKFLV, from the coding sequence ATGAATTTTTTAAAAAAACTTTTATACTTTAAAACGTATCGGGAACTCAAACCGGAAGTACTTCAAAACCTTTTTTCGTCCATAGGAAGGACAGTAATTCCTCTTATCATGCTTGAAACGATCCTGCTTTTCATGCTTCTTCCCTCTATGGGAAAAATAATGTACTTGTGGTATGTCGCGATCTTTTCTCTTTCCATATCGCGGCTCTATGACGGCTACCAGTATAGGGGAAACCTAAAAAAACACTCTTTGGAATATTGGCATAAACAATTCATTATTAAAGCTTGGGGAACTGCTTTTTTATTGGGATGTCTGGCTCTGTTTACTATTCCGAACTTAAGTGAGTATTATCAGCTTTTCGTATTTATGATCCTTATAGGCATCAGTGGTGGGGCGGTCGTATCCCTCTCCTCGGACCACCGCATGGCCATAGGCTATATCATGATACTGCTATTGCCTGTTGCGGTAGAAATGCTTCTGTTGCAGACATGGAATACGGTCATCATCGGACTATTACTGATACTCTATTTCATTACATTGACAAATATGGTGTTCCATGGCTATGATACCAATCTTCTGATGGATAGAAAGAATGAAGAGATCGCAAAGGTACAGTCTGAGCTCCAAACCAAGCAGGAGATGCTGGCACTCTTTTTCGAACAGGCTCCCATCGGGATATTCACATATAATACCGATCTTGTCATTACGGATTGCAATCAGGCTTTTCTTGATCTTTTTGCTCTTCAAAAAGAAGAGATCATCGGAAGAAGTCTGAGTCAGCTTCCCGACAACAGCCCTGTTAGGCCTGCGAAAAAAGCACTCACAGAAGGGCCTCAAACCTATGTGGGACCTTATATGTCAATAAAAGGTTTCAATTACTGGATAGAAGCGAAGTCTGCTCCTCTTTACAGCAGGGAAAAAAAAGTAATCGGAGGTCTTATCCTGATAGAGGATAAGACAAAAGAGCATAATGCTATCAAAGAGTTGGAATATAATGCCATGCATGACTCTTTGACATCGCTGAATAACCGAAGAGGATTTATAGATTTCATGGAAAAGATGGTTTCCATGGCAGAGCATCAGAGATATTATTCCATCCTTTTCTATATGGATCTCAACCAGTTTAAATACATCAATGACTCCCTGGGCCATTCTTTTGGAGACAAACTGCTTGTAGCAGTAGCGGAACGACTCAAGCAACTTGTAGATGCGCATAACAATCTCACAAGAATGGGAGGAGACGAGTTCATTATAGTTGCTCCTTTCATAGATGAGTTGCCAGATAAAACAAAAAATAGAGCAGAAGAATACGTTAAAAAGATAGAGAAAAGCTTCAATGAACCTTTTATACTGGATGATGTCCTCCTGCATGTGAGAACAAGTATAGGAGTAGTTATCATCGAACCAGGTTTCAATGATATCGAAGAGATCGTCAGACATGCGGATGTTTCCATGTACCAGGCGAAGAAACACGGCCATGATTTTATATCCTATTACAACAAAGCATTGGATGAAGAACGTAAAAAAGTTTTTAATCTACAGCATGAACTCATTTCTGCCCTGCATGACAATGCGTTGGAGCTTTACTACCAGCCTATAGTCAAAATCAAAGACGACTCATTGCATGCAGCAGAGGCACTCATTCGCTGGGAACACCCTGTACAGGGACTGGTCATGCCTGAAGATTTCATTCCTGTGGCGATTGAATCTGGCATCATTGTAGAGGTAGGCTGGTGGGTGCTTGAGACGGTGTGCCGGCAGATAAAAGAGTGGAAAGAGGTGGGCAGATGGAAAGTGAATTATATCTCCATCAATATCAATGCAAAGCAGCTGCTGAAAAACAATTTTGCCCAGACCTTCCTTGACAAACTTACAGAATACGGAGTCAATAGTTCCGATATCAAAATAGAGATCACGGAAACTTCTCTAATCGATAATTTTGAAATGACCCAGGATGTCATAGTGGAATTACAGCAGAGTGGTATCAGGTGTGTTATTGATGATTTCGGTACGGGGTATTCGTCACTCTCCTATCTTAAAAAACTTTCTTTCTCCGTTTTGAAGATCGACAGGGAGTTCATGTCCGGTCTTGTCGATGATGAGGAGAGTATCGCCCTGATGCGTACCATGATCAGTATAGGAAAACAGCTTCATTACAATGTGATTATAGAAGGGATAGAGAATGCCACACAAAGAGATATCCTCAGGGAGATAGACAATACTCTGAGTTATCAGGGATATGTTATCAGTCCGCCTCTTCCAGAGGAGGAATTTACAGAGAAGTTCCTGGTTTAA
- a CDS encoding valine--tRNA ligase — MSETKKNVYNPKEIEENYYKIWEERGYFETGGNREIQEKGKNFCIMMPPPNVTGHLHIGHGLTFTLQDIIVRYKRMDGFKTLWQPGTDHAGIATQNVVEKQLLAEGTTKEEIGREAFLKRAWQQKDSSGNAITKQLRKLGVSPAWSRERFTMDEGLANAVKKSFKQMYDNGDIVRGNYMINWCTHDGALSDIEVEHEDHMGHLYHLRYPLTDGSGFVIVATTRPETYFGDTAVMVNPNDERYKHLIGKSVTLPLIGREVKIIADEHVDMEFGTGVVKVTPAHDPNDYEVGKRHNLDFITIFDEKGILNEECGEFAGMERLEAREPIMAKLEEEGFVEKVEEHAHQVGHCYRCKNIVEPYISKQWFVKKEFAKASIEKVNNGEAEFFPSHWINSYNAWMSELRDWCISRQLWWGHQIPVMYCDDCGAEFAFDGETPIKCIKCGSTNIHQDEDVLDTWFSSGLWPFSTLGWGNGEAFKNEKWFEEDMKEFYPNQLLITGFDILFFWVARMLMMGENITGELPFKDIYLHALVKDEKGEKMSKSKGNVIDPLVMIEKYSTDALRFTLAVLAVQGRDIKLSEEKLEQSRNFTNKLFNAANYLQLNQDTFTDLDQRNINTPLGRYMLSRFNLAVKETRDYIDQYHFNDAATTLYRFMWGEFCDWGIELSKASKESVAELGSIFKESLKLLHPFMPFITENLYQRLSGTELSDATSIMVMPYPKVTEIDEEIAEQFNLAIEAIVSVRRCKTLIEKGNQKIEKAAIKFNKEADRALLKPFIEKLGKVEEITFVDEKLPNCVTDVSDSLETMISTEDIDMSAIIGKLSKQKEKLEKEIQKLSGMLNNEKFVANAPEQVIAENKKALEEAQNKITKVNAELEGFGA, encoded by the coding sequence GTGAGTGAAACAAAAAAGAACGTCTACAATCCAAAAGAGATCGAAGAGAACTACTACAAAATCTGGGAAGAACGCGGATATTTTGAGACAGGTGGCAACCGGGAGATACAGGAAAAGGGAAAGAACTTCTGTATCATGATGCCTCCTCCCAATGTTACCGGGCACCTTCACATCGGCCACGGACTGACATTTACCCTTCAGGACATCATCGTGCGTTACAAGAGAATGGACGGGTTCAAAACACTCTGGCAGCCCGGTACGGACCATGCAGGGATCGCGACACAGAATGTCGTTGAGAAACAGCTTCTGGCAGAAGGAACCACCAAAGAGGAGATAGGCAGAGAAGCCTTTCTCAAAAGAGCGTGGCAGCAAAAAGACAGTTCAGGGAATGCCATTACCAAACAGCTCAGAAAACTCGGTGTATCACCTGCCTGGAGCCGTGAGCGTTTCACGATGGATGAAGGACTGGCCAATGCCGTCAAAAAATCTTTCAAGCAGATGTACGACAACGGCGATATTGTCCGCGGGAACTACATGATCAACTGGTGTACCCATGACGGTGCCCTCTCCGACATTGAAGTGGAACATGAAGACCATATGGGGCATCTTTACCATCTCAGATATCCGCTGACGGACGGTTCAGGCTTTGTTATCGTGGCAACCACACGTCCGGAGACCTATTTTGGAGATACTGCCGTGATGGTCAATCCCAACGATGAACGCTACAAACACCTCATTGGAAAGAGCGTCACACTTCCACTTATCGGACGTGAAGTGAAGATCATCGCCGATGAACACGTCGATATGGAGTTCGGTACGGGAGTCGTAAAAGTTACACCGGCACATGACCCAAACGACTACGAAGTAGGCAAAAGACATAACCTCGACTTCATCACTATCTTCGATGAGAAAGGTATTCTCAACGAAGAGTGCGGAGAGTTCGCGGGTATGGAGCGTCTCGAAGCAAGAGAACCCATTATGGCAAAACTCGAAGAAGAAGGTTTCGTGGAAAAAGTGGAAGAGCATGCCCATCAGGTCGGGCACTGCTACCGCTGCAAGAACATTGTGGAACCCTATATCTCCAAACAGTGGTTCGTCAAAAAAGAGTTTGCCAAAGCATCCATCGAAAAAGTCAACAACGGTGAAGCGGAGTTCTTTCCTTCTCACTGGATCAACTCTTACAATGCATGGATGAGTGAACTGCGTGACTGGTGTATCTCCCGTCAGCTCTGGTGGGGACACCAGATACCGGTCATGTACTGCGACGACTGCGGTGCAGAGTTTGCCTTTGACGGGGAAACACCTATAAAATGTATCAAATGCGGATCGACCAATATCCATCAGGATGAAGATGTGCTCGATACCTGGTTCTCTTCCGGACTCTGGCCTTTCTCAACACTTGGCTGGGGTAACGGTGAAGCCTTTAAGAACGAAAAGTGGTTCGAGGAGGATATGAAAGAGTTCTACCCCAACCAGCTTCTTATTACCGGATTTGACATTCTCTTCTTCTGGGTTGCCAGAATGTTGATGATGGGCGAGAACATTACCGGAGAACTCCCTTTCAAAGACATTTATCTGCATGCACTGGTCAAAGATGAAAAAGGCGAAAAGATGTCTAAATCCAAAGGGAATGTCATCGACCCGCTTGTTATGATAGAGAAGTATTCTACTGACGCACTCAGGTTTACGCTTGCCGTACTTGCCGTACAGGGACGCGACATCAAGCTGAGCGAAGAGAAGCTCGAGCAGAGCCGTAACTTCACCAACAAGCTTTTCAATGCGGCCAATTATCTGCAACTCAACCAGGATACTTTTACAGACCTGGACCAAAGGAATATCAACACACCGCTGGGACGCTACATGCTCTCCCGTTTCAACCTTGCGGTCAAAGAGACCAGAGACTACATCGACCAATACCACTTCAACGATGCGGCAACCACACTCTACCGCTTCATGTGGGGTGAGTTCTGTGACTGGGGCATTGAGCTGAGCAAAGCAAGCAAAGAGAGTGTGGCAGAACTGGGAAGCATCTTCAAAGAGTCGCTGAAGCTGCTTCACCCTTTTATGCCGTTCATCACTGAAAACCTCTATCAGAGACTTTCCGGAACTGAACTTAGTGACGCTACTTCCATTATGGTCATGCCTTACCCGAAAGTGACCGAGATCGATGAAGAAATCGCCGAGCAGTTCAACCTTGCCATTGAGGCGATCGTCTCAGTCAGACGTTGCAAAACACTCATCGAGAAAGGGAATCAGAAGATCGAAAAGGCGGCTATCAAGTTCAACAAAGAAGCTGATAGAGCCCTGCTCAAGCCCTTCATAGAGAAGCTCGGAAAAGTGGAAGAGATCACTTTTGTAGATGAAAAGCTGCCAAACTGTGTTACCGATGTCTCTGACAGCTTGGAGACGATGATCTCCACGGAAGATATCGACATGTCTGCGATCATCGGCAAGCTTTCCAAGCAGAAAGAGAAACTTGAAAAGGAAATACAAAAGCTTTCGGGTATGCTGAACAATGAAAAATTCGTTGCCAACGCACCCGAGCAGGTCATTGCGGAGAATAAAAAAGCCCTTGAAGAGGCTCAAAACAAAATAACAAAGGTCAATGCGGAGCTTGAAGGGTTCGGTGCCTGA
- a CDS encoding tetratricopeptide repeat protein yields MRSLKGSVPEMTAQLQEAFNALNAKEYDKAFVLYSALAEEKEPTSFYYLGFLYFRGFGVQQDSKKAFENYLEAATREVPIAQFEAALMLEEGEGCEQNFSEAAFWYEEAAKRGNIDAFNNLAAMFKEGRGVEQDYNKAYVLFKKAAMAGNASAQFNLGALYDMGLGCEEDKEKAIEWCRKASFQGHQKAKEIMMRMQNDGQIVF; encoded by the coding sequence ATGCGGAGCTTGAAGGGTTCGGTGCCTGAGATGACTGCGCAGCTACAGGAAGCATTCAATGCACTGAATGCCAAAGAATACGATAAGGCCTTTGTACTCTATTCTGCTCTGGCCGAAGAGAAAGAACCTACTTCGTTCTACTATCTGGGATTCCTTTATTTCAGGGGATTCGGTGTCCAGCAGGATTCAAAAAAAGCCTTTGAGAACTACCTCGAAGCGGCAACAAGGGAAGTACCCATTGCACAGTTCGAAGCAGCCCTGATGCTTGAAGAGGGTGAAGGATGCGAACAGAATTTCTCAGAAGCTGCATTCTGGTACGAAGAGGCAGCCAAAAGAGGAAACATCGATGCTTTCAACAACCTTGCAGCCATGTTCAAAGAGGGACGTGGCGTAGAACAGGATTACAATAAAGCCTATGTTCTTTTTAAAAAAGCTGCCATGGCGGGCAATGCTTCGGCACAATTCAACCTTGGTGCACTCTACGACATGGGACTGGGGTGCGAGGAAGATAAGGAAAAAGCTATCGAATGGTGTAGAAAAGCCTCTTTCCAGGGCCATCAAAAGGCCAAAGAGATCATGATGCGTATGCAGAACGACGGACAGATCGTTTTTTAA
- a CDS encoding Y-family DNA polymerase codes for MFLHIDIDSFFASAERTVDPSLKGIPMAVGNRSNLEIFNRKRTNIRLMNNNSGAFVTPVFYSDRKKIFDSYFIDKIDGKNKIRGIITTASYEARKYGVKTGMPIAQALHLCPLMVVVPSHYPLYHRLSHKIHTLMLQEMPLVEQFSIDEFFADVSGWIADEDVYAFAIDLKMKMIEQFDIPVSIGISQAKWIAKLATESAKPFGVYEVKDIDAYIENIPIKAFPGIGKGFQKRLEERYIKTLGDVKRNKPLFYSWKKPGIQLYHRVTGTCNEGIEGRGERKSIGISRTFDPIHESNEIKRRIMVMARHISYMVMAIEVNPTTYHLKINYEYGIRVKKSETVNRLFSEQLFKSALSRMYEEMMLPGRGAIKLTLNVSNFTIHHARTLSLFDLNDDISANVLSCHIHSLRERFGLDIVKTADEL; via the coding sequence ATGTTCCTGCATATAGATATCGACAGTTTTTTCGCTTCTGCCGAACGTACGGTAGATCCTTCCCTGAAAGGTATACCTATGGCGGTAGGAAACCGGAGCAATCTTGAGATTTTCAACCGGAAACGTACCAATATCAGACTGATGAATAATAACAGCGGTGCTTTTGTAACACCGGTCTTCTACAGTGACAGAAAAAAGATCTTTGACTCCTACTTCATAGACAAAATAGATGGAAAAAATAAAATACGGGGCATCATTACTACGGCCAGCTATGAAGCGAGGAAGTACGGTGTCAAGACAGGCATGCCCATTGCCCAGGCTTTGCATCTTTGCCCTTTGATGGTGGTGGTACCTTCCCATTATCCCCTTTATCACAGGCTTTCGCATAAGATACATACTTTGATGCTGCAGGAGATGCCACTGGTAGAACAGTTCAGCATAGACGAGTTCTTTGCCGATGTCAGCGGATGGATAGCAGATGAGGATGTCTATGCATTTGCCATAGATCTTAAAATGAAGATGATTGAGCAGTTCGACATCCCAGTATCCATAGGTATTTCACAGGCTAAATGGATCGCAAAACTTGCTACGGAGTCGGCAAAACCTTTTGGGGTCTATGAAGTCAAAGATATTGATGCCTACATTGAAAATATTCCCATTAAAGCGTTTCCTGGTATAGGCAAAGGTTTCCAGAAGCGTCTGGAGGAACGATACATTAAAACGCTGGGGGACGTAAAGCGGAACAAGCCGCTTTTCTACTCCTGGAAAAAGCCGGGCATACAACTCTACCACAGAGTGACAGGTACATGTAATGAAGGTATTGAAGGCAGGGGAGAGAGGAAGTCCATCGGGATCAGCAGAACTTTCGACCCGATCCATGAGAGTAATGAAATCAAAAGGCGTATCATGGTCATGGCTCGTCATATCAGCTATATGGTCATGGCGATCGAAGTCAACCCGACGACTTACCATCTGAAAATTAACTACGAGTATGGCATCAGAGTAAAAAAGAGTGAGACGGTCAACAGGCTCTTCAGTGAACAGCTCTTCAAAAGTGCACTTTCCAGAATGTATGAGGAGATGATGCTGCCGGGTAGGGGAGCGATAAAGCTGACGCTTAATGTATCAAACTTTACGATACATCATGCCAGAACGCTTTCCCTGTTCGATTTGAACGATGATATCTCTGCCAATGTACTCTCCTGTCATATCCACTCTCTTAGAGAGAGGTTTGGACTTGATATCGTCAAAACAGCAGATGAACTATAG
- a CDS encoding PLDc N-terminal domain-containing protein translates to MEAIGAMIGMLIGLAVFIFWLWALIDIVKSDFKDSATKIIWFILVFFLYFLGAAIYYFFGKDQKI, encoded by the coding sequence ATGGAAGCAATAGGTGCAATGATAGGAATGCTGATCGGCCTGGCAGTTTTCATCTTCTGGCTGTGGGCATTGATAGATATAGTTAAAAGTGACTTTAAAGACTCTGCAACAAAGATCATCTGGTTTATCCTTGTCTTTTTTCTCTACTTTCTCGGCGCAGCCATTTACTACTTTTTTGGCAAAGACCAAAAGATATGA
- a CDS encoding TIGR00730 family Rossman fold protein, with translation MKKNNKKTLKNNHTIIHRYTKEDEAFLYSNDARGVRLELDYLKAETKLKNDGIEHTIVVFGSARVIPFDEALKKLEKIKKKFKSKPNSEALLAQLRSAERIVEKSHYYEEARHFGKLVGKAGKGPDDTYVTLMTGGGPGIMEAANRGAHEVGAKSIGLNIELPHEQEPNPYITPELSFHFRYFAIRKLHFMQRAKALVVFPGGFGTLDELFDLLTLIQTGKNPPIPVVLVCRSYWERIIDFEFLYEEGVIAKEDLDIFSYAETAEEAWKSILKWHKQNKTPLF, from the coding sequence ATGAAGAAAAATAACAAAAAAACACTGAAGAATAATCATACTATTATACATAGATATACAAAAGAGGATGAAGCATTCCTCTATTCCAATGATGCCCGGGGGGTAAGGCTGGAGCTTGACTATCTCAAAGCGGAAACAAAACTCAAAAATGATGGCATAGAACATACCATTGTCGTTTTTGGAAGTGCGCGTGTCATCCCTTTTGATGAAGCACTCAAAAAACTGGAGAAGATCAAGAAAAAATTCAAATCAAAACCCAATTCAGAAGCACTGCTTGCCCAGCTTCGTTCGGCAGAAAGGATCGTGGAGAAGAGCCATTACTATGAAGAAGCACGCCATTTTGGAAAATTGGTGGGCAAAGCAGGCAAAGGTCCTGATGACACCTATGTCACATTGATGACCGGCGGAGGGCCCGGCATTATGGAAGCAGCAAACCGCGGTGCGCATGAAGTCGGTGCCAAATCTATCGGACTGAACATCGAACTTCCTCATGAACAGGAGCCAAATCCCTATATCACACCTGAACTAAGCTTTCATTTCCGCTATTTTGCCATACGAAAGCTGCATTTTATGCAGCGTGCAAAGGCACTTGTAGTATTTCCGGGAGGCTTTGGAACTCTCGACGAACTCTTCGATCTGCTTACCCTGATACAAACAGGAAAGAACCCTCCCATCCCAGTGGTACTGGTTTGCCGTTCCTATTGGGAGAGGATCATCGATTTTGAATTCTTATATGAAGAAGGTGTCATCGCAAAAGAGGACCTCGATATTTTTTCCTATGCAGAAACAGCTGAGGAAGCATGGAAAAGCATCCTCAAATGGCACAAACAAAACAAAACACCGCTGTTTTAG
- a CDS encoding bifunctional diguanylate cyclase/phosphodiesterase: MTSGKIEMDERLKERFELALCGSKTSILDWDMVNHTLYISPSWKEMLGYRDKELPNTEGTWKKLAYPGDIVTVMKSLKEHIREHRKVFENNHRLQHKDGHWIWVLGRARIIYDKEGDAIRMVGTHTDITEEKELQLKYFQQAQILEQIHDAVISLDMNGFIRSWNKGSEILFEYRADEIIGKNFSVLFPDNTTDTYEKGISELKENGEYKAEMLLQKKSGEPLYAVLSFSLLKDENEETTGIVSYAHDITEQKKAEAVLLEQKNILRYQAHHDALTRLPNRVLFFDRLEQSIRKTERSKKDFALFFIDLDKFKHINDSLGHSIGDRVLRATAKRIEETIRQEDTLARLSGDEFTVIMEDLGYPENASVLAEKILLVLQKPMYIDEYTLYISGSIGISLYPQDAMDAESLLKYADTAMYKAKENGRNTFEFYASEMTEYALERMAMKTSLKEAIGKEELCIHYQPQIDARTEKIIGLEALVRWQHPTRGLLYPEVFIGLAEETGLIVDIDRWVMRTAMKQVSAWHGEALLSDILALNISIKQLEGHHFMEEIERALNDFAFKPAWLELEIAEGQVMKNHTEMITRLEKLSAMGIGISIDDFGTGYSSLSLLKRLPINRLKIDKSFIMDIPGDEEDMAIVKAIIALADSLKLDIIAEGVETDAQKDFLVKNGCTKIQGFYYSRPITSEQVRYFLQKHQ; this comes from the coding sequence ATGACTTCGGGAAAAATTGAAATGGATGAAAGACTAAAAGAGCGTTTTGAACTTGCGCTCTGTGGCAGTAAAACATCCATTCTAGATTGGGATATGGTGAATCATACACTCTATATTTCTCCAAGTTGGAAAGAGATGCTTGGCTATAGGGACAAGGAACTTCCCAATACTGAAGGTACATGGAAGAAACTGGCATATCCAGGGGACATAGTGACTGTTATGAAGTCACTCAAAGAGCATATAAGGGAACATCGTAAAGTATTTGAGAACAACCATCGTCTGCAACATAAGGACGGACACTGGATATGGGTGCTTGGAAGAGCACGTATCATCTATGATAAAGAGGGGGATGCGATCCGGATGGTGGGTACGCATACCGATATTACCGAAGAAAAAGAACTGCAGCTCAAGTACTTTCAGCAAGCACAGATATTGGAACAGATACATGATGCGGTGATATCGCTTGACATGAACGGGTTCATCAGAAGCTGGAACAAGGGCTCAGAGATACTTTTTGAGTATCGAGCTGATGAGATAATCGGTAAAAACTTCTCCGTTCTGTTTCCGGACAATACCACAGACACGTATGAAAAAGGGATATCCGAGCTAAAGGAGAATGGGGAGTACAAAGCAGAGATGCTCTTGCAGAAAAAATCAGGAGAACCTCTCTATGCCGTACTTTCATTCTCGCTTTTAAAGGATGAGAATGAAGAGACAACGGGAATTGTTAGTTATGCCCATGATATCACAGAACAAAAAAAGGCTGAAGCGGTATTACTGGAACAAAAGAATATTTTGCGTTACCAGGCACACCACGATGCATTAACACGCCTTCCAAATCGCGTACTTTTTTTCGACAGGTTGGAACAAAGCATTCGAAAGACAGAGCGATCTAAAAAGGATTTTGCACTTTTCTTCATCGACCTGGACAAATTCAAGCATATCAATGATTCTTTGGGACACAGTATCGGTGACAGGGTTCTCAGGGCTACGGCAAAACGCATAGAAGAGACCATCCGGCAGGAGGACACACTTGCGCGTTTGAGCGGTGACGAATTTACAGTGATCATGGAAGATCTGGGGTATCCTGAAAATGCTTCTGTTTTGGCTGAGAAAATCCTCTTAGTCCTGCAAAAGCCTATGTACATTGATGAATATACATTGTATATTTCAGGGAGTATCGGTATCAGTCTCTATCCACAGGATGCCATGGATGCGGAAAGCCTGTTGAAATATGCTGATACGGCTATGTACAAGGCCAAGGAGAATGGCCGAAATACCTTCGAGTTCTATGCCTCTGAGATGACGGAGTATGCTCTGGAACGTATGGCAATGAAAACAAGTCTGAAAGAAGCGATAGGAAAAGAGGAACTCTGTATTCATTACCAGCCTCAGATTGATGCAAGAACAGAGAAGATAATCGGTCTTGAGGCACTTGTCAGATGGCAGCACCCCACAAGAGGCCTGCTCTATCCTGAAGTATTTATCGGCCTGGCAGAAGAGACAGGGTTGATCGTCGATATTGACAGGTGGGTGATGCGAACAGCTATGAAACAGGTTTCTGCCTGGCACGGGGAGGCATTACTCTCTGATATACTTGCTTTGAACATCTCCATCAAGCAGCTTGAAGGGCATCACTTCATGGAAGAGATAGAAAGGGCTCTTAATGACTTTGCTTTCAAGCCGGCATGGCTGGAGTTGGAGATCGCTGAAGGGCAGGTCATGAAGAATCATACCGAGATGATTACAAGACTCGAGAAACTCAGTGCCATGGGCATAGGTATATCGATAGATGATTTCGGTACAGGATACTCCTCGCTTTCCCTTTTGAAACGTCTGCCTATCAACCGTTTGAAGATCGACAAGTCTTTTATAATGGATATACCAGGCGATGAAGAAGATATGGCTATTGTCAAAGCGATTATCGCACTGGCGGACAGCCTGAAACTCGATATTATTGCCGAAGGGGTTGAAACAGATGCCCAGAAAGATTTTTTGGTCAAGAACGGCTGTACCAAAATACAGGGGTTTTACTATAGTCGACCCATTACTTCAGAACAGGTGAGGTATTTTCTTCAAAAACACCAATAA